The genome window ATCACACTTCATAATATCCCTGAAGGTTTGGCCGTTGGAGTCGCCTTTGGTGCGCTAGGTGATGGATTCACATATGAGGCATTGATGGCAGCAGTAGTGGTTGCTTTTGGAATTGGGATTCAAAATATTCCAGAGGGTGCTGCTGTTTCCATCCCATTGTTACGTGAAGGTTTTTCGGCCCGTAAAAGTTTTTGGTATGGGCAACTTTCTGGATTTGTAGAACCAATTGGTGGCTTACTTGGGGCAGCCCTTGTTTTTTATGTAGAAAGTATTTTGCCGTTTGCTTTATCGTTTGCTGCGGGGGCGATGATTTTTGTAGTGGTAGAGGAACTCATCCCAGAATCTCATACCGGAAAAGAAACGGAAATGTCAACTCTTGGTGCTATGTTTGGATTTGTTCTTATGATGGCTCTCGATGTTGGGCTTGGTTAAACTTCTGAAGTAACATGAATCCAAATACCTTTCTGACAAGTAGCAACTTATACGATTGGATCCCTACATGGGAACGAAATTTCTATGATTTTAAATAAACTTTCTCACTTCACGGGAGTTCATTGTGAAACAACAACTACAGGAACACTTCTAAAACATATTGGGATCGAACTTTCGGAGCCACTGTTATTTGGGATTGGAGAAGGTCTTAGTTTTATCTTTTGGAGTATGAAGTCGATGGATTTTCCCTTTATTGGTGGGCGAATCAAACCGGACGGGCTTACAGAAAATATAACTAAAAATCTAAATCTAAAATTAGAGATTAGGGAAACAACATCGAAACAAAAGGCCTGGTCATCGGTTCGGGATCTTGTAGATTCGGGAATACCTGTTGGTTTAAAATTGGATTGTTTTCATTTGGAATATTTTTCGAAACCCTTTCATTTTGCAGGTCATTATGCTGCTCTTTATGGGTATGATGAGATAAACGCTTATTTGGTGGATACAAAACAACAAGGGACCAAGGTACAAACTTCTTTAAAAAGTTTAGAATTGGCAAGAAGCGAAAAAGGACCAATGGCATCCAAAAATCTTTTTTATACCATTGGTCTGGGGAAAAAACAGGCTAACTTGGAGAAGGTTGTGGTCCTTGCGGCAAAAAATAATGCTCGTGAATACTTAAGTCCTCCTATTACGAACGTATCCTACAAAGGGATTAGAAAACTAGCATCCTATTTGGAGAAATGGTTTCTTACTTCCAAAGACATCCAAAGAGATTTTGAAACCACTGCTTTGATGATGGAAAAAGCAGGAACGGGCGGTGCTATTTTTCGCAATTTGTATCGGGACTTTCTTTTAGAAGCGTATGAGTTAACAAAAGATCCTATTTTTAAAAATTCTTTTCTTCAATTCAAAGAGATCGCAGACCACTGGACAAAAATTGCCTTTTTGTTTGATTCTTTAGGAAAAAAAGGGGAGGAGCGTTTGCTCAGTGAAATCAAGGTTCTTCTCCATTCGGTTGCTGATTTAGAATATAATACAATGAAGGAATTATCGAAATTAAAATAGGATCGAACAAACTCTTTCGCCAGCGATTGCAGCGGAAATCCTTTCGCAATTGCGAAAGATTGGAGCGTAAAGCGCGGTCGCATCTAACAAAAAATTATCCTTCCGGATAACAATGGCGAGGCGCCAAAAAAAGAGAAAAACAATCTATCTTTGGAGCCCGAAAAATTGACTCTTCTTTTTGGAACCTTTTTTTAAAACTGGGCAGTAACCATAAGATAAGCAAACTGTGCCGTTTTTGCAAATTGGTTTGTATAAGCTTGGGATTGAATCGTGCGGTCATTCACTTTGTTTTGGATGGCATCCCCCGCATAAATCATACTATACCCACATTCTAAAATTAAGTTTTGATATGGGACATTGTATTTAAAATCGAGTTCACGAAACAAACTTTTCCCAAGCATAGAAACGGGGCGATTGTTCCCAGTTCCATTTTCAGTAAGGACTTGGCTTGTATCGTATTGATTGTTTGTTATGGATTCTGTACTGGCACCTGATTTGGCTACACCAGCGATGTCATACCAACTGTCTTGGAGTTTGTGTTTTTCTATGGCAAAATAATCGATACGGAAAGATCCATAAGTTCCTAGGTTATAACTAGCGTTTACCGACTTTGATTTCATATTGACCCAACTCACTTGGTCAGCCATTCCATAAAACAAGTGATTGGTGTGAAATAGGTTTTGGAAACTGGCGATGGATCCATCTGTTCTGTTGGGATCACCGCTTCCCACATCATAGGCAACACCAACTCTCATTTTGCCAACCGTATAACCAAAGTCGGCACCAAAAGCATAGGTTTTGTATCTTTCCTTTTCTGAGTAGATACTTCGGTTGTAGTTTGTGTTTGTCAGTGGATCAAATAATGTAACTTCTGTTATATTGTAGTCCCATCTAGGTCTGATGGATTTCCCCGTGGTTCCTGTTTGCACTGCATATTCAAAGGAATAATCAAAAGCTTGTAGGGATTTTTTACCAGTTTGGGTTTTGTTGGTAAGCCTGATTCCATAGGTATGGAGGACGTCCCATCTACCAGCTCGTGATTCAGGTGTCCCCGTTTCGCCTGTGGTGAGGATGAGAGACTGGTTGGTTCGTAAATATTCTTTTTGTAATCCTAAATAATACAAATCAATGTGTAGATAGTCAGAGGGTTTGAGTGTATTATAAAAACCGGTGAAATAAGAATCACCTAACTCCTGTCTTTGGGCATCTAGTTTTGCCGTACAAGGTTTTGTACCATTGTAGGGACAATCCATATAAGTATTGTATTGGTTTTTGACGCCAAAGGAAGTTGTGTTCCCTGTTATATCGGAATGACGTTCGCTGACCGAGGTAACAAATATATGGGAAGATATATACTTGTCCTCCCATTTGATTCGGAGACCATCAAAACTCCTACCAACGTTTGTCCAATCGAGTGATCCCACCAAACGTTCGTCACCATATCGCAAAATTTGACGACCTGCTTGGATATGGAGAGGGAGGCCCAAATTATTTTTAACTTCTATATAGGCTTCGCGCACATCAGTGCTTTGCCTGGTCCCGTCGTTGGCAGTTGATAACCCTGTGAGGGAACCTTTTTCTGCACCCCATAACCTTGCATCTTGAAATGTGATTTTTGCAATTACATCTTTTGTGAATTCCTTTTGAACCCAAAATTGGATTTTCTGACCAGTGAAGTCTACATTGTCATTGGTGTTACGATTGAAATCAAAGTTATACTTCATTTCTGGACGAACACGGACAAGGGCACCAGCCGTGAATCCATCGGACCAAGATGGTGGAGGAGTCGGTTTTGTTTCTTCTTTGGGAGAAACTTCCAAGTTTGCTTTTTGCAATTGGTTTTGACTTGTGGGAGCTTCTGGGACTGGAGCCACCACGGTTTGGCCAAAGAGTTTGAAACTAATGAATAGATAAAAAGAGAATAGGGCAATTGGTAATCTTCGCTTCTGCATTTTCTTAAAGACCAGATTTACGGTCTTCTCCTATGAGAAGCGGGAATGCAAGAATCGTACGTTTTGAATCAAAAGTAGTAAAAAATGTGAAGAGTGCCTAGAATATTGGACAAATTGTATCTTTTCCTGGAGCACAGGAAAGATACAAGATTTGCCTTTCTAGAACAATCAGCTTATAGAATAAGGGATTTGATTGTTATTTTGAAAAATTGCGTAAGGCATGTACGAAAATTCGTAATGGCACAAAGTTTTCTATTTTGTAAAAGAAGGTCCCCTTGTTTTAAACTTTCCCTCTTCCTTTATTCCCAACTCACCACAACTTTTCCAAAATGTTTCCCTGTTTGTAAATACTCCAATGCTTGTGGGACTTCCTCCCAACCGAACACTTTGTCCACAACTGGTTTCATTTTATTTTGTTCGATGGCTCGGTTCATTTTTTCAAAATCAGCCCGACTCCCCACAATCACACCTTGGACTTTGACCCCTTGCATTAAAATGGGGTAGAGAGAGAGGCTCGATTCTCCACCAGCAAGGACACCGATAAGAGCAATGGTTCCGTACGGTTTGACACTCATCATGGATTTTTGCATGGTCCCAGCTCCTCCCACTTCAATGATGAGGTCAGCTCCCGCCATTTTTGTTGCTTTTCGGACATCTCTTTCCCAATTGGATTTGGTTGCATAGTTGATGGTTGCGTCAGCACCAAGAGTTTTGGCACGGGCCAATTTTTCATCACTAGATGAGGTGATGATGACTCTTGCTCCCATCATTTTTGCAAATTGTAGAGCAAATAAAGAAACACCGCCTGTTCCCAAACAAAGGACATCGGATCCAGGTTCAATCCCACCAAAATTAACAACGGCATTGTATGCTGTGAGACCAGCACAACCTAAGGTAGCAGCTTCTTTGTCTGTTAAATGACTTGGGGTAGCAACAAGTCCCTCTTCTTGGAATTTCCCATAGTTCGCTAAACAGCCGTCATGTGGACCGCCGAGGGTCGAACGAAGGTTGTCCATATTCGGTGCCCCATCCATCCACTTCTGTGCAAAGATGGGAAGGACTCGGTCTCCTTTTTTCCAAAGACTGACCTCTGATCCCACAGCTTCCACAACACCGGCTCCATCAGAACAGGGGACGAGGGGGAGTTTTTGTCTGGGGTTGTAAGTTCCAATCACCATTAAATAATCACGATAGTTGAGTGAAGTCGCTGTTAGGCGAACAAGTACTTCTTTGGGAGCCAGTGATTCAGAAAGATCTCTTGTTGTTTGTTTTAGGTTTTCTAATCCGAATGATCCTTGGATTTCCCATACTTTGTTTAACATATTCCCTCGTTCGATTTAGAATCAAAATTCACTCGTCAGATCCTCCTGTGTCCTTATCCTTTGTCGAGTGGGAATCAGAGGAAAGAGGCGTTATGAAAAAAGATTTTTGGAACGATAGGGTGGTAGTGATCACTGGAGCGACAAGTGGAATTGGGAAAGCATTGTATGAAGAATTGGCTAAAGTTCCCTGTGAATTGGTCCTTGTGGCAAGGCGAGCTACCGAAATCACCGAACCCAAAAACAAACACGAAGGTGCCATCATTCACCGAGTGGCTTGCGATCTTGCAGATCCCACTTCTGTATTGGATGCCACCGAGTGGATCCAAAAGAAAGTATCGAAAGTTGATGTATTATTCAACAACGCAGGGATTACGGCTCACGGTCGTTTTGATTCCCTTTCGATGGACGTGTATCGAAAAACGTTTGCTACAAATTTTTTTGGCCCCATCCAATTCATTCGAGGCCTTCTTTCCCTTCTTTTAGCTGCCAAAGGAAATATTGTCACCACATCCACTGTCTCCGCACTTTATGGAGTGCCGGGTCGTGCCGCTTATTCGGCCTCCAAGTCGGCTCTCCATGCAGCACTTGAATCCCTTCGGATCGAAAATCTAGAGTCGGGACTTGGTGTGTCTCTTGTTTGTGTACCTTATACGGACACAGCTTTAAGAACTTCCGGTCTTGATGCGAGTGGAGGAGTTTTATCAGAAGCTCCTGCCAAAGGAAAACGAAAAAGCGCAAAAGAGGTGGCTCATGTTTTGATGTCTGTGGCCAAAGACAAAGAAGCAAGACTTGTGACATTCAATCTGTCCGGTAAATTTTTGGAATGGATGCGATTTTTCTCTCCGAAATTTTTAGAAAAAATTCTTTATAAAAAACTTTATGAGGACTTCAAACCACATTGAACTCTGTCTAAACCAAGGTATAGGGAGAGGATCTATCCTTTGGAAAATTTATTATTTTCGTATTTAGCAGCTGTTATATTTGCATTTTTCTTTATGAGTCTCATGTGGTTTTGGGGAAAGTCGAGAGACAACTACGCAGTCATTGATGTGGGTTGGGGACTTGTCATCGCAGGGATTGCCAGTGTCCTTGTCTTTTTTGGGACGGGAACTGTGTTTGCAAAATGGGCAGTGCTTGTCCCCGTTTGGATTTGGGCTCTTCGTTTATCAGGTTTTCTTTACTTCACTCGCATTCGTACAAACCATCCAGAAGACAAACGATACGCCGGATTCCGAAAGGAATACGGTGACAAAGTCCACCAAAAGATGTTTACCAATGTATTTATGTTACAAGGGTTTTTGGCACTGCTACTTTCGTTCCCTTTTTACTTTGCCGCCAAGTGGAACCTATTTCCAAACTCTGGGATGATGGGACCTAACGGATATTTAATGGTATTCATTGGTTGGGTTTTATTTTTTGTAGGAGTGATTGGGGAAGGAATTGCTGATCGTGATCTTCATCAGTTTGTGGCCGATCCAAAGAACAAAGGTAAGGTTTGTAACCTTGGCCTTTGGAAATACACAAGACATCCCAATTATTTTTTTGAATGGGTGATTTGGATGGGGATTGGGATCATTCCGATTCTTTCTGCGCCAGAAGCCCTAATATCACTCTTTACTCCAATTTTTATGTTTGTATTGTTACGATTTGTTTCCGGTGTCCCATTTGCAGAAAAATATTCGCTTCTTTCTAAAGGTGAAGTTTTTCGCGAATACATGCGCACCACAAATGCATTTTTCCCTTGGTTTCCAAAACAAAAATAATAAAGGATAAAACATGAATTTTACTGATTCTTCAAAGAAAGAAGAGGGTTCTTCTTTTAATATCAACTCACTATTGGAAAAGGATATTTTCCCTGATTGGCTCATTCGGTTTCGCATCCGACAACTTTTGAACCTGCGAATCAAACAAGAGCGAAAAGAAAATGCCACATCCCAACTCCAACATAAAATGAATTATGTAAACGAGTTAAAAAAATCTCCCATTGCTGTACATACAGATGCAGCTAACGAACAACACTATGAAGTCCCTAGTGATTTTTTTACCTATGTGATGGGTCCAAGGATGAAATACTCTTCTGGATATTGGCCAACTCTCGATACAAGTTTTGCTGAATCAGAAGAAGAAATGTTGCGAATCACTGTGGAGCGGGCAGAGATTAAAAACGGAATGCGAGTTCTCGACTTAGGTTGTGGTTGGGGGAGTATCTCCCTCTACATTGCAGAAAAATTTCCAAAATCTAAGGTCACAGGTGTTTCCAATTCTCGTACACAAAAAGAGTTTATCGACAAACGAGCCAAAGAGCGGGGTTTAAAAAATCTTACCATCATCACAAAAGACATGAATGATTTTACCACCAAAGACAAGTTTGATCGGATTGTTTCTGTAGAGATGTTAGAACATATGAAAAACTATGAGAAACTATTTGAAAAACTATCTAAGTTTCTTGTGGCCGATGGAAAGTTTTTTGTACATATCTTCACTCATAAAGAGTTTGCCTATCCATTCGAAGTGATCGATGAAACCGATTGGATGGCAAAGTACTTCTTTACTGGTGGGCAGATGCCTTCGGATGATTTGTTTTTATACTTCCAAAAAGATTTTCTAATCGAAAACCATTGGGTGGTAAATGGAACTCATTATGCGAGAACGAGTGAAGCTTGGTATGACAATATGATAGATAACAAGGATAAACTATTGCCTATCCTTGCGAGTACTTACGGCGAAAAAGAAAAAACCAAATGGTTTGTGTATTGGAAAGTTTTCTTTCTCGCCTGTGCAGAGTTATGGGGTTATCGAAACGGGGAAGAGTGGTTTGTCAGCCACTACTTGTTTCGAAAACGCTGAGTTTTTTTCCCAGCTGCCTTAACGTAAACGCCACCTTCTTTTTTAGAAGAGGGTGAGCTAGAACGGCGGGAATCCCCACTTCGTTCACTACGTTCTTTTCGCTCTCCGCGTTCACTCCTCTCTCCTCTTTCGCTTCTGTCACTATTGGACCTTCCGCCACGGTAACCACCGCGACCGCCACCAGATCCGCCTGCATCATCGCGACGTCGTCTTCCACCAGATCCACCGCCAGGAGGAGTTTCACTCCATTCTCCAGGTGTTTTCCCGATTTTTTCCGGGCCACTGATTTTGGTTTTATCCAACATATTGGAAAGTAGTTTCAAAGCCACAGAACGTTTGTCGTCTAACTTTAAAAGTTTTTCTAAAACTTCTTCTGCATCGGCATGGACATCTGATTCGACTACTTTGTTTAAGAAATCTTCTTCTCTTCTTGCGAGTACTTCCTTTTTGGTAGGAAGAGCAGCAATGGTAAGATTGGTTCCAGAAGTTCCTTTGAGTCGGAGAAGGGCACGAGATTCTCTTGTTGTCACAAGAGTCACAGCCTTTCCTGATTTCCCAGCGCGACCTGTACGACCAATTCGGTGCGTATAACTTTCGCTATCGAAAGGGAGGTGGTAGTTGATCACAAGAGATAAATCTTTTACATCAAGACCACGTGCAGCCACATCTGTTGCCACAAGGATCTTAACTCGGCCATCGTGGAGGCTTTTTAAAACTTGTTCTCTTTGTTTTTGGTTTAGATCTCCGTGGAGTGCTTCCACAGGATACCCTTTGAAACCAAGAGTTGCTTTTAAATCATCTGCTTCTTTTTTTGTTTTTGTGAAGATGATTGCCTTATATGGATTTTCATAATCCAAAATTCGGACAACAGCAATTTCTCGTTCTGCTTCATCAATCACGTAGTACACTTGTTCGATGTTCTTAGAAGATTTTTCAGTAGGAGCAATCTTTACATGAGCAGGGTGCGTTTGGTATTTACTTGCCAACTTTTTAATCGGCTCCGGCATAGTTGCGGAGAAAAGTAAAGTTTGTCTTTGGGTTGGCAGTAGATTAAAGATGGATTCAATATCGTCCATAAAACCCATGTCGAGCATTTCATCTGCTTCATCCAAAATCACCATAGAAGGTTTGAAGTTTTTAAGTTCTTTTCCTTTGAGAAGGTCGAGAAGTCTTCCTGGTGTTGCAACAGCAACTTGGGCACCTTTGGCCACTTGTGTGATTTGTTTAGAATAGGAACTTCCACCGTAAATGGTAGTGGTTTTGATTCCTAAATGTTTTCCCAGTTTATACAATTCATCAGATACTTGTAACGCGAGTTCACGAGTGGGTGTGAGGACAAGCACTTGCATGCCATCATTCACATTGATTCGGTTCAAACAGGGGAGTCCGTAAGCTGCAGTTTTCCCGGTACCGGTCTGCGCTTGTGCGATTAAATCTTTTCCTTCCAATACGAGCGGAATCGCTTGTTTTTGGATAGGGCTTGGTGATTCGAAGCCTGCTTCAGTGATTCCTTGTAGTATTTCAGGACGTAATCCGAAGGATTGGAAGTCATTTCCAACTTCGGTGTCATTCTTAGTCATGGAAATAGGATACAATAAAAAAATGGTCTAAAAAAGAAAGGGAAAAATATCTAAAAGGTCAAGGTCTCTTTCCTGCTATTTCTCCCAGATGGAGGTACAATTCTTCCTTCAGGTAGGGTTTAGGCATAAAATAGTCAAATCCCGAAGCTAAAATCAGGTTTTTTTCTTCCGGCATACAAAGTCCAGTGCAAGCAAAAAGAACAGGGCGATTGGATTTCCCGGAGAGGGATTTTGCAATTTCAGTTCCATGTTTTCCGGGCATCTCAATGTCCAAAAAAGCAATGTCAAATTGGGAATGGTCGAGTTCCCTTTGTGTATCAATTCCGTTATTTGTTTCGATGATTTCTGTTGGAAGGGATTTGAGATAACTTCTGAGGACTTTTCGATTCAGTTCATTGTCATCGGCAATCAAAACTCTTAGAGTTTTATGAAACTCTGGTTCTGTGGATTCCAGTTTTCTTTTCTTTTCGGTGTTGAGATTTGGGTTTTCTTCTTTTTTCCAAACAACAGGAATTTGCACTTTGAAACGGGAACCTTTGCCTAGTTCGGATTCTACTTCTATACTCCCACCTAACTCTTCTAAGGAGAGTTTTACGATCGATAATCCAAGACCCGATCCAGAGATTTCGCAACCTTCTGGTAGAAATTCGTTGTACTTTTGAAAGAGTTTGTTTTTTACTTCAGGAGAAATTCCAGGTCCTGTGTCTTTGATATGGATATGCAGAATGGCGTTTGATTCTGTTTTGTTTTCTAAATCAACAAAACATTGGACGCCTCCCTTTGCAGTAAATTTAACCGCATTTGCAGTTAAATTCCAAATGATCTTTTCTAATTTTCGTTTGTCAGATAAAAGAAAAGTTTGCTCTGAAACATTGTTATTTAATTTAAATTCAATTTTTTTTCGTTTTGTTTCTTGGATAAAAAATAAATCAAAAACCGATAAACATTGACCCAAATGGAACCACTCATTGTTTAAAGAACTGGCACTTTCCTCTAATCTTGACAGTTCAATGGTATCATTGACTAAATGTAAAATTACTTCTCCGGCATTTTTGATATGATCCACATAACCAAGAACCGTAGGATTGATTTCTGTATCTCGAATCATTTCAGACATACCAAGGAGAGAGTTTAAAGGGTTTCGGATGTCATGGCTGATGGCTGCGATAAAATCTCGTTTTGCTGCAGTGGCCCTTTCGGCTGAATGTTTTTCAATTTCTAATCTGTCCCTGTCTTTCCGCATTTGTAGCAAACGAACTGTTTGTTTCCCAAGTAACTTTAACATTTGGATTTGTTCTGGATTCAGTTCTCTCGGTTTGTTATCAATGACACAAAGAGTTCCAAGTTTGATTTGGTCATCTAAAGCTAAAGGAATCCCTGCATAAAAAATGACATTTGGATCTTCGTCAACCAGAGGGTTGTTTTGAAAACGTAGGTCTTCCTTTGCATTCGGTATTAAAAAAAGATCATTCTCTAAAATAGCATGGGAACAAAAGGCAAGGGACCTAGGTGTTTCCCGTGAGTTCAATCCATGATGAGATTTGAACCACTGTCTTGTTTCATCGATTAGGCTAACAAGCGAAATAGGAACATTACAAATTAGGGATGCAAGTTTTGTGATTTCATCAAACATCTCTTCTTCTGGAGTATCGAGGATTTCGAGCCCTTTTAATGCCAAAAGGCGAGCTGCCTCATTCTTTGGTAAAGGAGCAATCAACATACGAAGTTTAGACGAAATTATTTTTGCATAGAAGAAAGCTAAATTTTGTTTTTTATTTTTAGTCTAATTTCTATGAATCTCTCCATATTGCGCGGTTTCTTTTTTTTCCCTTTGGCATTTGGTTTGTTGTTCTTTTCTTTTTGTATGGAAACTTCCTCTCACTCTCCCAAAAAACCTGATGACCCAGCACTACGAAAAAAATTGACCGATTTACAATACCGAGTTACCCAAGAGGACGAAACAGAACCCCCCTTCCAGAATGAAT of Leptospira mtsangambouensis contains these proteins:
- a CDS encoding zinc-dependent alcohol dehydrogenase family protein gives rise to the protein MLNKVWEIQGSFGLENLKQTTRDLSESLAPKEVLVRLTATSLNYRDYLMVIGTYNPRQKLPLVPCSDGAGVVEAVGSEVSLWKKGDRVLPIFAQKWMDGAPNMDNLRSTLGGPHDGCLANYGKFQEEGLVATPSHLTDKEAATLGCAGLTAYNAVVNFGGIEPGSDVLCLGTGGVSLFALQFAKMMGARVIITSSSDEKLARAKTLGADATINYATKSNWERDVRKATKMAGADLIIEVGGAGTMQKSMMSVKPYGTIALIGVLAGGESSLSLYPILMQGVKVQGVIVGSRADFEKMNRAIEQNKMKPVVDKVFGWEEVPQALEYLQTGKHFGKVVVSWE
- a CDS encoding DUF1295 domain-containing protein, with the protein product MENLLFSYLAAVIFAFFFMSLMWFWGKSRDNYAVIDVGWGLVIAGIASVLVFFGTGTVFAKWAVLVPVWIWALRLSGFLYFTRIRTNHPEDKRYAGFRKEYGDKVHQKMFTNVFMLQGFLALLLSFPFYFAAKWNLFPNSGMMGPNGYLMVFIGWVLFFVGVIGEGIADRDLHQFVADPKNKGKVCNLGLWKYTRHPNYFFEWVIWMGIGIIPILSAPEALISLFTPIFMFVLLRFVSGVPFAEKYSLLSKGEVFREYMRTTNAFFPWFPKQK
- a CDS encoding SAM-dependent methyltransferase; translation: MNFTDSSKKEEGSSFNINSLLEKDIFPDWLIRFRIRQLLNLRIKQERKENATSQLQHKMNYVNELKKSPIAVHTDAANEQHYEVPSDFFTYVMGPRMKYSSGYWPTLDTSFAESEEEMLRITVERAEIKNGMRVLDLGCGWGSISLYIAEKFPKSKVTGVSNSRTQKEFIDKRAKERGLKNLTIITKDMNDFTTKDKFDRIVSVEMLEHMKNYEKLFEKLSKFLVADGKFFVHIFTHKEFAYPFEVIDETDWMAKYFFTGGQMPSDDLFLYFQKDFLIENHWVVNGTHYARTSEAWYDNMIDNKDKLLPILASTYGEKEKTKWFVYWKVFFLACAELWGYRNGEEWFVSHYLFRKR
- a CDS encoding alginate export family protein, with the protein product MQKRRLPIALFSFYLFISFKLFGQTVVAPVPEAPTSQNQLQKANLEVSPKEETKPTPPPSWSDGFTAGALVRVRPEMKYNFDFNRNTNDNVDFTGQKIQFWVQKEFTKDVIAKITFQDARLWGAEKGSLTGLSTANDGTRQSTDVREAYIEVKNNLGLPLHIQAGRQILRYGDERLVGSLDWTNVGRSFDGLRIKWEDKYISSHIFVTSVSERHSDITGNTTSFGVKNQYNTYMDCPYNGTKPCTAKLDAQRQELGDSYFTGFYNTLKPSDYLHIDLYYLGLQKEYLRTNQSLILTTGETGTPESRAGRWDVLHTYGIRLTNKTQTGKKSLQAFDYSFEYAVQTGTTGKSIRPRWDYNITEVTLFDPLTNTNYNRSIYSEKERYKTYAFGADFGYTVGKMRVGVAYDVGSGDPNRTDGSIASFQNLFHTNHLFYGMADQVSWVNMKSKSVNASYNLGTYGSFRIDYFAIEKHKLQDSWYDIAGVAKSGASTESITNNQYDTSQVLTENGTGNNRPVSMLGKSLFRELDFKYNVPYQNLILECGYSMIYAGDAIQNKVNDRTIQSQAYTNQFAKTAQFAYLMVTAQF
- a CDS encoding DEAD/DEAH box helicase, giving the protein MTKNDTEVGNDFQSFGLRPEILQGITEAGFESPSPIQKQAIPLVLEGKDLIAQAQTGTGKTAAYGLPCLNRINVNDGMQVLVLTPTRELALQVSDELYKLGKHLGIKTTTIYGGSSYSKQITQVAKGAQVAVATPGRLLDLLKGKELKNFKPSMVILDEADEMLDMGFMDDIESIFNLLPTQRQTLLFSATMPEPIKKLASKYQTHPAHVKIAPTEKSSKNIEQVYYVIDEAEREIAVVRILDYENPYKAIIFTKTKKEADDLKATLGFKGYPVEALHGDLNQKQREQVLKSLHDGRVKILVATDVAARGLDVKDLSLVINYHLPFDSESYTHRIGRTGRAGKSGKAVTLVTTRESRALLRLKGTSGTNLTIAALPTKKEVLARREEDFLNKVVESDVHADAEEVLEKLLKLDDKRSVALKLLSNMLDKTKISGPEKIGKTPGEWSETPPGGGSGGRRRRDDAGGSGGGRGGYRGGRSNSDRSERGERSERGERKERSERSGDSRRSSSPSSKKEGGVYVKAAGKKTQRFRNK
- a CDS encoding ATP-binding response regulator, which translates into the protein MLIAPLPKNEAARLLALKGLEILDTPEEEMFDEITKLASLICNVPISLVSLIDETRQWFKSHHGLNSRETPRSLAFCSHAILENDLFLIPNAKEDLRFQNNPLVDEDPNVIFYAGIPLALDDQIKLGTLCVIDNKPRELNPEQIQMLKLLGKQTVRLLQMRKDRDRLEIEKHSAERATAAKRDFIAAISHDIRNPLNSLLGMSEMIRDTEINPTVLGYVDHIKNAGEVILHLVNDTIELSRLEESASSLNNEWFHLGQCLSVFDLFFIQETKRKKIEFKLNNNVSEQTFLLSDKRKLEKIIWNLTANAVKFTAKGGVQCFVDLENKTESNAILHIHIKDTGPGISPEVKNKLFQKYNEFLPEGCEISGSGLGLSIVKLSLEELGGSIEVESELGKGSRFKVQIPVVWKKEENPNLNTEKKRKLESTEPEFHKTLRVLIADDNELNRKVLRSYLKSLPTEIIETNNGIDTQRELDHSQFDIAFLDIEMPGKHGTEIAKSLSGKSNRPVLFACTGLCMPEEKNLILASGFDYFMPKPYLKEELYLHLGEIAGKRP
- a CDS encoding ZIP family metal transporter, which translates into the protein MLDSLLSFHPVVLALLATGFTWFCTAFGAGFVFFFRTVPRPVFNAMLGFASGIMIAASFWSLLLPSIELSERAGNPAWLHVSFGFLSGGLSLYLLHKLLPHLHVGLEENRLEGGKSSFQRSLLLILAITLHNIPEGLAVGVAFGALGDGFTYEALMAAVVVAFGIGIQNIPEGAAVSIPLLREGFSARKSFWYGQLSGFVEPIGGLLGAALVFYVESILPFALSFAAGAMIFVVVEELIPESHTGKETEMSTLGAMFGFVLMMALDVGLG
- a CDS encoding SDR family NAD(P)-dependent oxidoreductase; this translates as MKKDFWNDRVVVITGATSGIGKALYEELAKVPCELVLVARRATEITEPKNKHEGAIIHRVACDLADPTSVLDATEWIQKKVSKVDVLFNNAGITAHGRFDSLSMDVYRKTFATNFFGPIQFIRGLLSLLLAAKGNIVTTSTVSALYGVPGRAAYSASKSALHAALESLRIENLESGLGVSLVCVPYTDTALRTSGLDASGGVLSEAPAKGKRKSAKEVAHVLMSVAKDKEARLVTFNLSGKFLEWMRFFSPKFLEKILYKKLYEDFKPH
- a CDS encoding BtrH N-terminal domain-containing protein — protein: MILNKLSHFTGVHCETTTTGTLLKHIGIELSEPLLFGIGEGLSFIFWSMKSMDFPFIGGRIKPDGLTENITKNLNLKLEIRETTSKQKAWSSVRDLVDSGIPVGLKLDCFHLEYFSKPFHFAGHYAALYGYDEINAYLVDTKQQGTKVQTSLKSLELARSEKGPMASKNLFYTIGLGKKQANLEKVVVLAAKNNAREYLSPPITNVSYKGIRKLASYLEKWFLTSKDIQRDFETTALMMEKAGTGGAIFRNLYRDFLLEAYELTKDPIFKNSFLQFKEIADHWTKIAFLFDSLGKKGEERLLSEIKVLLHSVADLEYNTMKELSKLK